Proteins encoded together in one Diabrotica undecimpunctata isolate CICGRU chromosome 3, icDiaUnde3, whole genome shotgun sequence window:
- the LOC140437732 gene encoding uncharacterized protein has translation MSSKENNEVAVEKLDNEKSADGKAELKGTKRAAEDKTEDPKKAKKEENGANSDGEDLDEEEEEAIEEEEDTGEEDVVEGDDEEIEAEDEEDVEGEGVEEEEDEDA, from the exons atgagtTCCAAAGAAAATAACGAAGTTGCAGTCGAGAAATTAGACAACGAAAAAAGTGCAGATGGCAAAGCAGAGTTAAAAGGAACGAAGCGAGCGGCAGAG GACAAAACAGAAGACCCCAAAAAAgcgaaaaaagaagaaaatggcGCAAATTCAGATGGTGAAGATTTAGATGAGGAAGAAGAAGAGGCCAtcgaagaagaggaagacacgGGTGAAGAAGATGTTGTTGAAGGGGATGATGAAGAAATAGAGGCTGAAG aTGAAGAAGATGTAGAGGGCGAGGgtgtagaagaagaagaggatGAAGACGCATAA